TATCGTAACGGTGgtttttcaaaacatgacgGCAGCATTGCTGGAGTAGTTATTTTGACAACAATAATCATCATGATATTCGAACTTATGGTTTTCTTCCCTAAAACGACTTCTCGAATAGTCATGACTGTTTTGTTGATCATCGCAATATTCACATTGATATCCATGAGCCTTTCAGCTTGTAAGAATACACACTGGACAGTACCAAGAATGTCAAAAGGCAGTCAcagtttgaaattgaaattccTTTGGCTATTTTGTGTAGCCAATATTACCTTTGAAGTAGTGAAATTTGCAATTTATAGCAAATGTGACCAACTTCCAGATGTTCtactgttttatatttcaacttggatatttcaaattttgcaaaCATTCTTCCTTCATTACTTTTCCAAATTCACATTCAATAATATACTGTGCCTCTATTATGGATTTCTTGTTCTGGTTGTTACAAATTTTTCACTGTGGACACATCGAACTATGTTTACATATTATGAAGCcaaatcatttttaaacatcAGTGACATCAGTGGAAATGTATGTAATGATACAAAATCTTTTGTTCCGATGGAGAAGTTTAAACCATTTTTAGATCCAGTGTCTTTAGAGTATTGTCTTTTGTGTGTAATACTTCTATCTGAGATGTGGCCGAGAGCAAAGTATCCCGAACATCAAAGTCGACAACTACAAGAGTCCTCTTCAAAGGAAGAAACAGAAGAACATCAGTGGTTATTGCGTTGCAATAGCAATGTTCCGACTAGAACAGTTTGGAATAGAAAATCAATTATAGTTTTGTTTATTGGTGTCTTGTATATGATTGTATTTCTTGTTATACAGACATTATTTCTTAACATTGATCAACTGAGAAAAAATTACTTGCACGTAGCGTTCGTATTTTATGTTTGTGGAAATTTCATTCGGATACCGCTTACCATAAAGTGTTTTTACGCATTTTCTGCACAACTCCGTCCtaaatcaaatgttcaaacgGTCACGGATATGAAACATGTAATTATCGTAGTTAGTTCAATGGCTACATGTGGATATATTATAGCAGAATGTGTAGAGAATCTACGCCACGGTGAAGTGAAAATCATACTTAATGCCATTTTCCGTTATGCAAACGTCCTTTATTTTGCAAATGAAACAGTACAAACGAGTAGACAGAACAAACACTATAACGtctatacaaaatacatttttattcatgtgCTGCATAAActtcagtttttggttttcatACACCTTTATATCACCGCAGTATACTGTCAGATTGCATAGACACTTCTTTGGAATTACCAGCtggctaaaaattaaacatttctgGTTcccttttattatattttaccacTTCGAGTGTTTTATCTCATTTTATGACTTCTTTAGGACATGACATTGTTGATTTGGAAATCTGACTATTGATGATAAGCTTCGTCAGATTGATcttaaaagttaaagttttacatgtatgtcttcatattttataattcGTTCTCAAATTCTGTTATATCAACCCGTTTCACTCTTTTCCTGTTGGAAATATAgaatattaaatgttaaaacatttacaGTTAATcaaatgaaactgaagtatccCTACATGACCTATACTTTACCGTTGTTATCTATATTGTACATTTGACTTCtatatatttgcagaaaaaaaaattaaaaattcatttttataaatttatatttttttccttgatGTAtgttaacatataatatatacgAACTCTATTACAGTGACTTGCCTATAGGTGTTACTGTAAAAGTTTACCTATAGCTCaacctgtttttaaaattgtcaacacaATAGGGACATTTAAATTGACCAGTTGGTATTGTTAGATTTAAATCTACCTTGATGctacctgtaaaaaaatttacTCACCAAACCCAAAGTTTCAGCATGCTTTTTTCCTGAACTTTTTCTTACCTAGGATTATTCTATTgagagatttttattttactgttattcaaaatattaggAGTGATCAAGCCAAACAAGAATGACTATATCATATATGATATTTCCTTGCAGTTGGTTTAAAATTGCATGGACTTAAATGCACTACATTTCATCTTAATGTTTGTATAGCCACTACTAGCAGTGTCTATACCCTAAATAATCCAGTCGTAATATTTCACTCATTTTATGAAACatcaaaatcatatttgaataaacaattttatttactttttaacacTAATATTTGACATCTCATCCAGAATTccaaagattttaaataattcccaatttcattcatttttcacTACTTCactagatttttttctaaatccatAGTATAAATTCTGATTAACTTCCCATGATATACAACCTAATTTAACAGGTGCAGAATCttgatattttgttatcaattccATTACTATATTCCAAATAGATGTCCtcactttacaaatattttgtaatattgtatttatatttttactatatatcACTTGATTTTACTATATCCAcagtaaacattttatttcttttcctatgataaatttccaaatcaaacaatatttgatCCAGAATTTTATAATTACTGTTTCCAATTCATATGAATCACTTAAAACATTTCCTCACGTTaggaatattatattttactttcatttttcacTTTATCACTAGATTAGACTATATCCACTGCAttaattcaacattttatttcatttcaaagatCCCATTTAAATGTTTGTAAGTTTGTAATAGATCCCAAAACTAATaatgaatgtttttaaaatcacgTTTAAAGTCACAGAAACATGTTGGATGAACTCGCACTATATCTCTTACTTGAATTCcagttttgaatttgtttaatcTTTAACAACTAAATcccatttatgaaaatttgaatttccTTGATTGAACACAGCATTTTATGCACAAAAGTCCCACTGATATTATAATagatttcaaagaaaatacacAGCAAGGTATACTCCAAAATTATTTTCGaattttacatgtacaacatcATATGTAAGCCCCACAGAACAGTTTGAATGAATTATTTCCTCCTTGATGTCCTTCATGACAATAACAtcttgaaaaaaacacatcacatTTTAAGAAGCAAAATTGccataaaaaatctaagtaatgaattcaaatgaaataaatccaATATTGTATGCACAATGACACCAAAAGACTTCAAACATTGCAAATAATAATCCAAAATGAGAATCTTGAAGGGTCATGTGAAGAAATGAACAACATATCCCTCTGAAaatttaaactgtaaacacCTGAACAGCTATTTCTTGTTTCACTGGCAGCTGGACAATACTATGTATAAGGGTTAGAATTTTAAAGAAGCATTTAGTGtgtaaataaagtttaaattttcaaacatagtaatacatatttaatttaatctttTACTGATTTAGAATTTTaggtaaaaatttgataaatcataAATGTCAtggatttaaaacaataaaaaccaaaaactattTTCTTCCCTATCAATTTTTAATAGAATAATCCTAGGTAAGAAAAAGTTCTGGAAAAAAGCATGCTGAAACTTTGGGTTAGGTGAATAAAAATCTTTACAGGTAGCATCAAGGTAGATTTAAATCTAACAATACCAACTGGTCAATTTAAATGTCCCTTTtgtgttgacaattttaaaaactggtTGAGCTATAGGTAAACTTTTACAGTAACACCTACAGGCAAGTCACtgtaatttcataatttttggtCAATAATTAAAAACGTTTCCCATTAGGTctctatgttaattttattttttgaagtgtTGATTACCTGATGGAGTAAGTATACGAAGTgcttcaaaacaaaacaacaaacaacaaaaaggaTTAGACAGGACAAACACTATATTTGCGTCTGTTCAGAATACATTCTTATTTATGATCTGCATGAACTTCCGCTTTTCCGTTTTCTTACACCTGTATATCACGACAGTAGACTGTCAGATTTCAGAGAGGCTTTTATAATTGTCATCTAgctaaacattaaatatttcttgttcctttttattatatttcaccaATTTTTGAATTCATTCGTTTATTTGGTATTTGGAAGCACAATAGTattcattgaaatttatgtatttatttctatgttttttttttaaactgtttgtCTGTTATCTCTTTTCACTGTTTGCCATGTCATTGCTAATTTGTTGACgacatataaatttaaatatcccTCTTGGTATCTTTAGTCTTAATCTAAATAAGTAAACAAGGTTAGTGATATTTCAGTTATCATTATTTAAGGTTATTATCTTAGATGAAAAGGTCAATGTTACATCTTAATATAACTGATTATACAAGCATAATTAAAGTAGATCGACAATCTgatgaaattatttcttttgtcaAACTATAAAAGACTGCACGGACAAAACTAGAAAGTTCAAACAACACTACAGAAACTTTCAAGTGTGTACCACTtcatctctctctctctaaaATAGAAAACGGGAATATGATGTTAatttgttgtcgtttgttgatgtggttcatacgcgtttctcgtttctcatattgattagaccgttggttgtCCCGTTTGAGTGGTTCTACACTGGTCATTTTATGGCCCTTATAGCTTGTTTTTCGATGTGAtacaaggctccgtgttgaaaaccatactttgacctatacttgtttacttttacacattgtgacttggatgaagatcGAGTTATCTCGTTGtaattcataccacatcttcttatatctaagaAATGTTTCAGTTATCAATATTtaatacatacattgtataataaattgtggttaaatgccaatgagacaactctccatccaagtcacaatttgtaaaataaaatatagcaagCGTTGATGGGTATTTTTACATCCAAACAACAtaatattgaataaacaattaagaaaaaagatataataaacATATGAAAGCTATATAACAGGCAAATAACCCATATATGTGAACTATAAGAGCATACACTACAACCATGTGGACACATTTTACAGAATCGtctatctttatataaaatagaaatcaGGGTAAGAAATCTGTCAGCTATCAATGTTTAAGGTTATTATCACAGTAAAAGGTCAATGTAACATCTTAATATAACCGATTACACAAACATAATAACAGTAAATCGGCAATCTAATAATAATTATCTacatttgatattcatttcacGTGCTCCTGCACCGAACCGTACGTCTACGATCATGTTCTGTATATTTGTGCTTGGCATTCTTATTCATGGAGCATTACCAGCAGCTCTTGATGATTATGTATATCGGAATGACCCGTATTACAAGTTTGAGGAGATTGGGAAAGAGTCAGGGCCTGgatataccatgtatatgataaatatgacttcacaaaaatggaaaacaggtaaaaatattaaaatatattttattaaattcattCCAAGTATTACCCTTATGAAACTGAATTGTTTGCCGCAAACTTACTTGCTGCAAGCTTACGGCAAACAAAAAGTTTGCAGGAACACAGAAATCAGTGTTTGCAGATGTTTGCCGCTAGCTGCAAACTTCCGGCAAACATTGCTGCAAGCTTGCGACAAGTTTGCAGAAACATTAATGTTTGCCGTAAGATTGCCAGAAAGTTTGAAGTAATGAAGAATGTTTGCCGCAAGATTGCAGAAAACTTTGACCATTCAATATGTTTGCCGCAAGATTGCAGAAAACTTTGACCATTCTATATGGTTGCCAGAACATTGCAGGAATTAAACAATATTGACTGGGCATGCCTAGTTGGCACTTCCTGAATgctaacaatttgaaattgtgGCTAGGTCTTGTTGGTTGTGTTTGGAAATGCATTTCACAAATAAGAGATCAAGGAGGCATTTTGGTTCAATAATATGGGATAATCAGTATGTCATTCTGTAAGTACAAATGATTCATAGAACTGCATGTTTTAATAAAGTAATTGAAGTTATCATCATACATAATTAAGTTAGcaactatatatacatgtatgtgtgtcAGATTGAAAAACTTAAGCTATTATAAGTTTGATTTTGTAACTGATGTACTGCACCATCATGATCATGTTTATTTAGATTATATATAATGTGTTAAATTATGTAATGCAATTATTACCTAGCCACATACTCAATACACATTTgagattttacctttttcattttttaatatgtcaCTTGAGAATGACTCCTACCACTTTTTCAAAACTCAAATGCTTGTatgtatttctttaaatctCAGTTTGCAACAATTCTTTCAATGACTGTTAGTATAAAGACAGgaattgactttttaaaaatgaatcgGTGTAATTTGAAAGAGATAAATTGAATGTGTTTACACACATGAAATTGGTATATGTGTAGTTTCTGCAAGTTTGCCGCAAGTTTGCAACAAACaattgccgcaagcttgcagcatacaattgccgcaagcttgcggcaaatctaatttgcataattatgtttgccGCAAGCTTGCTGCAAACTTCATTTGCATGGTAAAATGGTTGCGGCGCGGCATATGATTGCCGAAGGGCTAATTTTTTGGTAAGGGTAATCTTATTATATTTCACCAATTATGTAATTAATCAAAAAATGCACAACAAAACAGTTTACtgtgattgttttacattttattagcCAAAATTGGCTTTAATGaagttattattgttattttaccaattttttagatgtaatttaaaaatagcaaagtcagtttaatataacaatattcaatatCATGTCTGTTGCTTTTATAGAGGATAGACTAGATCATCCGATATGGTGGCATTACTTAGCAATAACAATACCAGACAAAATTGTGTATAAAGATGCCGCTTTCATGCTGATTGATGGTGGCTCAAATACCGATGCGTGAGTATCAAAAAGAGAATGATTCATAAACATAGAAACATAGGCTCATCAAAACTAAAATCTGAAGCAAGAAAAACGTTCGGTGACTATACTAATTGCATATATTGAAAATCTGAAGCAAGAAAGACGTTCAGTGACTATACTAATTgcatatattgaatttaataataataaaaaaaagatgataacGGGTAATTTCAGAAACTAGATGCTAGACCATACCACTGAACTGTATGTGCAATAGAATTTTTATTGGTCACATATTATACATATGATATTTCCTGTAACAGTACACAATATTTTCTATATCCATATACACATTGTCAGttgtaatacaaaatattaagatattttattctttaataaaa
The genomic region above belongs to Mytilus trossulus isolate FHL-02 chromosome 7, PNRI_Mtr1.1.1.hap1, whole genome shotgun sequence and contains:
- the LOC134726548 gene encoding uncharacterized protein LOC134726548; its protein translation is MRQKLKKILHAAFIMPWTTGLIKEYRNGGFSKHDGSIAGVVILTTIIIMIFELMVFFPKTTSRIVMTVLLIIAIFTLISMSLSACKNTHWTVPRMSKGSHSLKLKFLWLFCVANITFEVVKFAIYSKCDQLPDVLLFYISTWIFQILQTFFLHYFSKFTFNNILCLYYGFLVLVVTNFSLWTHRTMFTYYEAKSFLNISDISGNVCNDTKSFVPMEKFKPFLDPVSLEYCLLCVILLSEMWPRAKYPEHQSRQLQESSSKEETEEHQWLLRCNSNVPTRTVWNRKSIIVLFIGVLYMIVFLVIQTLFLNIDQLRKNYLHVAFVFYVCGNFIRIPLTIKCFYAFSAQLRPKSNVQTVTDMKHVIIVVSSMATCGYIIAECVENLRHGEVKIILNAIFRYANVLYFANETVQTSRQNKHYNVYTKYIFIHVLHKLQFLVFIHLYITAVYCQIA